From one Candidatus Marinarcus aquaticus genomic stretch:
- a CDS encoding nitrous oxide reductase accessory protein NosL, whose protein sequence is MKKVALIIILVCTVGLLGLNAQSAYSLEFNKETKSLVRHMLVYKHPSWVAKVVTKESKEFYFVSPKSMFEFYFDPQKWADTKVDDTNTLKEIVVTDYKTHKAINAKGAFYVYGSNKTSPSGDDLPAFASYDDANEFAQHNNGKRIFSFKEVKKALIELLNGDI, encoded by the coding sequence ATGAAAAAAGTAGCTCTCATTATTATATTAGTGTGTACAGTTGGTCTTTTAGGACTCAATGCACAATCGGCTTATTCGTTAGAGTTTAACAAAGAGACAAAAAGTTTGGTAAGACATATGCTTGTGTATAAACATCCAAGTTGGGTTGCTAAAGTTGTAACCAAAGAATCCAAAGAGTTTTACTTTGTTAGCCCAAAATCAATGTTTGAATTTTATTTTGATCCACAAAAATGGGCAGATACAAAAGTGGATGATACCAATACACTCAAAGAAATTGTTGTGACAGATTATAAAACACACAAAGCCATCAATGCAAAAGGTGCGTTTTATGTCTATGGCAGTAATAAAACATCTCCATCAGGTGATGATTTACCCGCATTTGCGAGTTACGATGATGCTAACGAGTTTGCACAACATAATAATGGAAAACGTATTTTCTCTTTTAAGGAAGTAAAAAAGGCCTTAATTGAGTTACTCAATGGCGATATATAA
- a CDS encoding ABC transporter permease, which produces MKNLLLIAYLDLKESIRAKWFLVYTLVFGGMIALFFIAGVTQSQVMGFSGLSRLLLMYIQVTIVILPIFILITTVRSISGDRDTHILEYMLSFPISLKQYYWGKVLGRFITVFLPVFFAMFLAIIYGVFIGAEIPWDIFILYTGLLFSLSSAFLGIAFFISSFVKSSEIALGLSFFIWIFLLAFIDIALISLMMQNRFDETLIISIALLNPMEMFRVAAISLFDPSLTVMGPVAFYILDTFKQTTFVLLSIAYPVILGLVFAFLGYIIFAKKDLV; this is translated from the coding sequence ATGAAAAATTTACTCTTAATTGCCTATTTAGATCTAAAAGAGTCTATTAGAGCAAAATGGTTTTTAGTTTACACCTTGGTCTTTGGGGGCATGATTGCACTCTTTTTTATTGCAGGTGTCACGCAATCCCAAGTAATGGGGTTCAGTGGTTTAAGTCGTTTATTACTTATGTATATACAAGTTACAATTGTAATTTTACCCATTTTCATACTTATTACAACCGTACGTTCAATATCAGGAGACCGAGATACTCATATTTTAGAGTACATGCTCTCCTTTCCTATCTCTTTAAAACAGTACTATTGGGGAAAGGTATTGGGTCGATTTATCACTGTCTTTTTACCTGTATTTTTTGCAATGTTTTTGGCAATCATATATGGTGTCTTTATTGGTGCAGAGATTCCTTGGGATATTTTTATTTTATATACGGGATTACTTTTTTCACTCTCTTCTGCATTTTTAGGGATAGCATTTTTCATCTCTTCCTTTGTAAAAAGCAGTGAAATTGCACTGGGGCTTTCATTTTTTATATGGATTTTTTTATTGGCTTTTATCGATATCGCTTTGATATCATTGATGATGCAAAACAGATTTGATGAGACTTTGATTATATCCATTGCACTTTTAAATCCAATGGAAATGTTCAGAGTTGCCGCAATTTCTTTGTTTGATCCCTCTTTAACAGTGATGGGACCCGTAGCTTTTTATATTTTAGACACATTCAAACAAACCACATTTGTACTGTTATCCATCGCATATCCTGTTATATTAGGATTGGTTTTTGCCTTCTTGGGTTATATTATATTTGCAAAAAAAGATTTAGTTTAA